One Rhodoferax ferrireducens T118 DNA segment encodes these proteins:
- a CDS encoding chromate resistance protein ChrB domain-containing protein — protein MQQKWISRKRPKIDRIAFPWLIRKFIDSDAEFLSVADSEGRKIAADTGATPYDITDRQLLMSMSALEKAVRQTLCQECVFRSQSTFSEPDRQN, from the coding sequence GTGCAGCAGAAGTGGATCTCCCGCAAGCGTCCCAAGATTGACCGGATTGCGTTTCCTTGGCTGATCAGGAAATTCATTGATTCCGATGCGGAGTTCCTGTCCGTTGCCGACTCGGAAGGTCGCAAGATTGCTGCAGACACTGGAGCTACCCCGTATGACATAACCGACCGTCAGCTGCTGATGTCTATGTCGGCTTTGGAGAAGGCAGTTCGGCAAACTCTATGTCAGGAATGTGTCTTCCGGAGCCAGTCAACTTTCTCCGAACCCGACCGTCAAAATTGA
- a CDS encoding aldo/keto reductase encodes MLKRELGTCGLEVSAIGLGCMGLSPVYGPTVDKEAAISLIRSAFDEGVTFFDTAEAYGPFTNEIIVGEALAPIRDKVVIATKFGFDIDLTTGERQGGVNSRPEHIKAVAEASLKRLGVETIDLFYQHRVDPSVPIEDVAGAVKELIQEGKVKYFGLSEAAAQTIRRAHAVQPVSAVQSEYSLWWRGAEAEILPTLQELGIGFVCFSPLGAGFLTGKIDETTKFDSSDFRAKVPRFAPEAMKANMALVDLVRDVAARKKATPAQIALAWLLAQKPWIVPIPGTTKLHRLQENLGAVAVELTADDLHEIDAAESKITLQGSRLPESVLKMTGL; translated from the coding sequence ATGTTGAAAAGAGAACTTGGAACTTGTGGGCTTGAGGTATCTGCCATCGGACTGGGCTGCATGGGTTTGAGCCCCGTTTACGGTCCAACCGTGGACAAGGAGGCTGCCATTTCCTTGATCCGATCTGCCTTTGATGAGGGCGTGACCTTTTTCGATACGGCGGAAGCCTATGGCCCTTTCACCAATGAAATCATCGTTGGAGAAGCCCTGGCACCGATTCGGGACAAGGTGGTGATCGCCACCAAGTTCGGCTTTGACATCGATCTGACTACGGGCGAACGCCAAGGCGGCGTGAACAGCCGTCCCGAACATATCAAGGCCGTTGCCGAAGCATCCCTGAAGCGACTTGGCGTTGAAACCATTGATCTCTTTTATCAGCACAGGGTTGACCCTTCGGTGCCCATTGAGGATGTGGCTGGCGCGGTCAAAGAGCTGATTCAGGAGGGCAAGGTCAAATACTTCGGGCTCTCAGAGGCAGCAGCGCAGACGATTCGACGAGCCCATGCGGTCCAACCCGTTTCGGCGGTTCAGAGCGAGTATTCGCTGTGGTGGCGTGGCGCGGAGGCGGAAATCCTGCCAACACTGCAAGAACTGGGTATTGGCTTTGTTTGCTTCAGTCCCTTGGGAGCAGGTTTCCTCACGGGCAAGATCGACGAAACCACCAAGTTCGACAGTTCGGATTTTCGTGCCAAGGTTCCGCGCTTTGCACCGGAGGCGATGAAGGCGAACATGGCACTGGTTGATCTCGTACGTGACGTAGCTGCACGAAAGAAGGCCACTCCCGCACAAATCGCCCTTGCCTGGCTGCTGGCGCAAAAGCCGTGGATCGTACCGATTCCAGGTACCACGAAGTTGCACCGTCTCCAAGAGAATCTCGGGGCGGTTGCGGTCGAACTCACGGCTGACGATCTCCATGAAATCGACGCAGCCGAATCGAAGATCACGCTGCAGGGTTCCCGGCTTCCCGAAAGTGTGCTGAAGATGACCGGGTTGTAA
- a CDS encoding KTSC domain-containing protein has product MYTRFVSLAGIHGGADASHHQLDRLAASPLADALRETSNMPTKTFTSGRIKKADYNTASRQLDLHWDNKTVLAYKHVPEEVYRRLCSAPNPAAYWEDRIAEEYPKGTPMTSSADPDGAKKLDDLFGGGD; this is encoded by the coding sequence ATGTATACCCGCTTTGTGTCTCTTGCGGGCATTCATGGCGGCGCCGACGCCAGCCACCACCAACTGGATAGACTTGCCGCATCACCCCTTGCCGACGCCCTTCGAGAGACTTCAAACATGCCCACCAAGACGTTCACAAGCGGCCGCATCAAGAAGGCCGACTACAACACTGCGTCGCGACAGCTGGACCTGCATTGGGACAACAAGACCGTCCTGGCCTACAAGCATGTTCCCGAAGAGGTGTATCGGCGCCTTTGCAGCGCACCCAACCCGGCGGCGTACTGGGAGGACCGGATCGCGGAGGAGTACCCGAAGGGCACACCGATGACCTCCAGCGCTGATCCAGATGGAGCCAAGAAACTTGATGACCTGTTTGGGGGCGGGGACTGA
- a CDS encoding chromate resistance protein ChrB domain-containing protein: MRTWRVLKASGAAVLRDGVYLMPERDACRSVFQSVAAEISGSGGTSYVIRIEEPGGADFKAMFDRRDEFSVLLEDIWAVTAEVNEESASEQAKKARKLRKAFAGIVEIDFFGSEAQKQTEAALQALELALSRILSPDEPHSVEAAIAQLDPKAFRGKTWATRQRPWVDRLASAWLIRTFIDVKAKFIWLESPKKCPKDAISFDFDGATFSHIGARVTFEVMLASFNLETPQLQRMGHLVHFLDVGGLQPPEAAGIESVLAGMRESIQSDDRLLQAASAVFDGLLQTFSKEVIRHGNQ; the protein is encoded by the coding sequence ATGCGAACTTGGCGTGTGCTCAAGGCCTCCGGTGCTGCAGTGCTGCGCGACGGTGTTTACCTGATGCCCGAACGGGATGCGTGCCGGTCAGTCTTTCAGAGCGTGGCAGCTGAAATTTCCGGCTCAGGTGGCACGTCCTATGTCATCCGAATCGAAGAGCCTGGAGGTGCAGATTTCAAGGCGATGTTTGATCGCAGGGATGAGTTTTCGGTATTGCTTGAGGACATATGGGCTGTAACTGCTGAAGTCAACGAAGAAAGCGCCTCCGAGCAGGCAAAGAAGGCTCGCAAGCTGCGCAAGGCCTTCGCCGGTATTGTAGAAATTGACTTCTTTGGTTCTGAAGCCCAGAAGCAAACCGAAGCTGCATTGCAGGCTTTAGAACTCGCGCTATCCCGAATTCTTTCTCCGGACGAGCCTCACTCGGTCGAAGCCGCCATCGCACAGTTGGACCCCAAAGCCTTCAGGGGCAAAACATGGGCCACACGCCAGCGCCCATGGGTGGACCGTCTTGCAAGCGCATGGTTGATCCGGACCTTCATAGACGTCAAGGCCAAGTTCATATGGCTGGAGAGTCCGAAGAAGTGTCCCAAGGACGCTATCAGCTTTGACTTTGATGGCGCAACCTTCAGCCACATTGGTGCGAGGGTGACTTTCGAGGTCATGCTGGCCAGCTTCAATCTGGAAACACCGCAGCTTCAGCGCATGGGCCACCTGGTGCACTTTCTGGACGTGGGTGGCTTGCAGCCACCGGAAGCTGCCGGGATTGAAAGCGTGCTGGCTGGAATGCGTGAGTCCATCCAGAGTGATGACCGTCTGTTGCAGGCCGCCAGTGCCGTGTTCGATGGTCTGCTGCAGACCTTTTCAAAGGAGGTGATACGCCATGGCAACCAATGA
- a CDS encoding sensor histidine kinase, with the protein MRCTRCLNCLGKGEATALAYTPPGVDTMFTEINHLVLVGDLMQQMCVYLVVAYLLSKTPLFAPLMQVTVRLPDKLVCYFVFSGFCIMGTYLGFQIEGAIANTRAIGAVLGGLLGGPLVGFAVGLTGGLHRYSLGGFSASACAVSTITEGIIGGCVHLYLLRRHQADRLLSPMIAFGTTLVAELAQMSIILLMAKPFDKAEHLVAQIILPMLLTNSFGAALFMRLILDRRETLEKYSIAFSAKALRIAERSVGVLMQGFNEQNCARMATIIQEETGVGAVAITDCEKLLGFVGVGADHHLPGTPIASSHTFYAITHNEVVYADGAAVPYCCSVSKDCKLGSCLVIPLRGEQNRVFGTIKLYEPTSKFFSSLNRTLGEGIARLLSNQVLAGKIEEQKRLLTQSEVKLLQAQINPHFLFNALNTLAAVIRRDPEAARHLVHYLSTFFRKSLKRVGNDATLKDEIEHVDAYLRIELARFPDRLNVEIAIADELLGLRLPAFSLQPIVENAIKHGISQMLEPGKITISAQLENKLLTIFVEDSAGLYQPRPDSDGLGMNLVDRRIKLRYGVAYGVDVTCQPESLTRVSICLPIEEELVPC; encoded by the coding sequence ATGCGCTGCACACGATGTCTCAACTGCCTCGGCAAGGGAGAAGCGACAGCACTGGCTTATACGCCTCCCGGAGTCGACACCATGTTTACAGAAATAAACCACCTTGTTCTGGTCGGCGACCTGATGCAGCAGATGTGCGTGTATCTGGTGGTTGCCTACCTCTTGAGCAAGACGCCACTATTTGCGCCATTGATGCAGGTCACCGTGCGCCTGCCCGACAAGCTAGTCTGTTATTTTGTTTTCTCGGGCTTTTGCATCATGGGCACCTATCTTGGCTTCCAGATCGAAGGCGCGATTGCCAATACGCGTGCGATCGGTGCCGTGCTTGGCGGTCTTCTGGGTGGTCCCCTGGTTGGCTTCGCGGTCGGACTTACTGGCGGTCTGCACCGCTATTCACTTGGTGGTTTTTCGGCCTCGGCCTGTGCCGTTTCGACCATCACAGAAGGCATCATCGGCGGCTGCGTGCATCTCTATCTGCTGCGTCGTCATCAAGCCGACCGGCTGCTCAGCCCGATGATTGCGTTCGGTACGACGCTGGTCGCCGAACTGGCGCAGATGAGCATCATTTTGCTGATGGCCAAGCCATTTGATAAGGCAGAGCATCTGGTGGCCCAGATCATTCTGCCGATGCTCCTTACCAACTCGTTTGGCGCCGCCTTGTTCATGCGCTTGATTCTGGATCGCAGGGAGACATTGGAAAAGTACTCAATTGCATTTTCGGCCAAGGCATTGCGCATTGCCGAGCGTTCCGTTGGCGTATTGATGCAGGGCTTCAACGAGCAGAACTGCGCCCGTATGGCCACTATCATTCAGGAAGAAACCGGTGTCGGCGCGGTCGCCATTACGGATTGCGAGAAGCTGCTTGGTTTTGTCGGCGTTGGCGCAGATCACCATCTGCCAGGCACACCCATTGCTTCATCGCACACTTTTTATGCCATCACCCACAATGAAGTTGTTTACGCCGACGGCGCCGCTGTACCCTATTGCTGCTCGGTGTCAAAGGACTGTAAATTGGGTTCCTGCTTGGTTATACCGCTGCGCGGCGAGCAAAACCGGGTATTCGGGACCATCAAGCTTTATGAGCCGACATCGAAATTTTTCTCCTCGCTCAACCGCACCCTGGGCGAAGGTATCGCCCGCCTCTTGTCCAATCAGGTTCTGGCCGGGAAAATCGAGGAGCAGAAACGGCTGCTGACGCAATCAGAAGTCAAACTGCTGCAGGCGCAGATCAATCCGCACTTCCTATTCAATGCGCTGAATACGCTGGCGGCGGTCATTCGACGCGATCCGGAAGCGGCTCGACATCTCGTGCACTACCTCTCGACCTTTTTTCGCAAGAGCCTCAAGCGCGTCGGCAATGACGCCACACTCAAAGATGAAATCGAACACGTCGATGCCTATCTGCGCATTGAACTTGCACGCTTTCCTGACCGCCTCAATGTCGAAATCGCGATTGCGGACGAGTTGTTGGGTCTGCGACTGCCTGCCTTTTCCCTGCAGCCCATTGTCGAGAACGCCATTAAACACGGCATTTCGCAGATGCTCGAGCCAGGCAAGATCACCATCAGCGCGCAGCTGGAAAACAAATTGTTGACTATTTTCGTTGAAGACAGCGCCGGCCTGTACCAGCCGAGACCGGATAGCGACGGCTTGGGCATGAACCTGGTGGATCGACGTATCAAGTTGCGCTACGGCGTCGCCTATGGGGTCGATGTGACGTGCCAGCCAGAGAGTCTTACCAGGGTTTCCATCTGCCTACCCATTGAAGAAGAGCTTGTCCCATGCTAA
- a CDS encoding YbdD/YjiX family protein: MFNDLSTVGKYLGQAARQMVGLPDYQTYVRHRRLTHPDLPVMTEIEFFRNRQEARYGSGRSGGCC, from the coding sequence CTGTTTAACGATTTGTCTACTGTTGGCAAGTACCTCGGGCAGGCTGCAAGGCAAATGGTCGGCCTGCCCGACTACCAAACCTATGTGAGGCACAGGCGCCTAACGCATCCCGACTTGCCTGTCATGACCGAGATCGAATTCTTCCGGAATCGTCAGGAGGCACGTTACGGCTCCGGGCGGTCTGGGGGGTGTTGTTAA
- a CDS encoding carbon starvation CstA family protein, which translates to MNLVSKHAIWLFLTVVGVFSLGTVALSRGETINALWIITAAVAIYLVAYRYYSLFIAEKVLQIDPTRATPAVRHNDGLDFVPTNKYVLFGHHFAAIAGAGPLVGPVLAAQMGYLPGTLWIIVGVVLAGAVQDFMVLFVSMRRDGRSLGDLVKSELGLVPGMIALVGTFVIMVIILAVLALIVVKALAASPWGTFTVAATIVIAMFMGVYSRYIRPGRVGEISIIGFVLLIASIILGGQVAQSATWAPLFTFDAKQLSWMLIIYGFVASVLPVWLLLAPRDYLSTFLKIGTIVGLALAMVFVAPNLRMPAVTQFIDGTGPAWSGSLFPFIFITIACGAVSGFHALIASGTTPKLLDNEKNTRMIGYGAMLMESFVAIMAIVTASVIDPGVYFAMNSPAAIIGTSVDGAAQIISQWGFIITPDVLLQTAKDVGESSILSRAGGAPTLAVGMAQIFSQVIGGKAMMAFWYHFAILFEALFILTACDAGTRAGRFMLQDLLGTFVPSLKRTNSWGASLTATGLCVAAWGYILYQGVVDPLGGINSLWPLFGISNQMLASVALMLCTVVLFKMKRQKYAWVTILPTSWLLICTLAAGWEKVFDSNPKIGFLALANKFQAAVDKGVLLAPAKSLEQMKQIVFNNYLDAALAVFFIFVVVSMLYYTVIACMKALREDKMTSCELPYVAIPAAL; encoded by the coding sequence ATGAATCTCGTTTCCAAACATGCCATTTGGTTGTTTTTGACGGTGGTCGGGGTATTTTCCCTTGGCACCGTGGCGTTGTCCCGGGGCGAAACCATCAACGCCTTGTGGATCATTACGGCTGCAGTTGCTATCTACCTGGTCGCGTACCGGTACTACAGCCTGTTTATCGCCGAAAAGGTCTTGCAAATTGATCCGACGCGGGCGACGCCAGCGGTGCGCCACAACGACGGTCTTGATTTCGTTCCAACCAACAAGTACGTCCTGTTCGGCCATCACTTTGCCGCCATTGCCGGTGCGGGCCCCCTGGTCGGGCCGGTGCTGGCAGCGCAGATGGGCTACCTGCCGGGAACGCTCTGGATCATCGTCGGTGTCGTGCTTGCGGGCGCGGTGCAGGACTTCATGGTGCTGTTTGTATCAATGCGTCGGGACGGACGCTCACTTGGCGACCTCGTCAAGTCGGAACTCGGTCTCGTTCCGGGCATGATTGCTCTGGTCGGCACTTTTGTGATCATGGTGATCATCCTCGCGGTGCTGGCACTGATTGTGGTCAAGGCGCTGGCCGCAAGCCCATGGGGAACCTTCACCGTGGCCGCTACGATTGTCATTGCCATGTTCATGGGCGTCTACAGCCGTTATATCCGCCCCGGACGTGTGGGCGAAATATCGATCATCGGCTTTGTGTTGCTTATCGCCTCCATCATCCTTGGTGGCCAGGTCGCGCAAAGCGCGACGTGGGCGCCGCTGTTCACTTTCGACGCCAAACAGCTGAGTTGGATGCTGATCATCTACGGTTTTGTGGCCTCGGTCCTGCCCGTGTGGCTGCTGCTCGCGCCGCGTGACTATCTGTCGACCTTCCTGAAGATCGGAACCATCGTCGGCTTGGCGCTGGCCATGGTCTTTGTCGCACCGAATTTGCGCATGCCAGCGGTCACCCAGTTTATCGATGGCACCGGTCCGGCTTGGTCGGGTAGCCTCTTTCCGTTCATTTTTATCACGATTGCCTGCGGCGCGGTCTCGGGATTCCATGCGTTGATCGCGTCCGGAACCACCCCCAAGCTGCTCGACAACGAGAAGAATACCCGCATGATCGGTTATGGCGCCATGTTGATGGAGTCCTTTGTGGCCATCATGGCGATCGTGACAGCCTCGGTGATCGATCCGGGCGTCTATTTCGCCATGAACAGCCCGGCCGCAATCATTGGCACGAGTGTCGACGGCGCCGCACAGATCATTTCCCAGTGGGGTTTTATCATCACGCCTGACGTGCTGCTTCAAACCGCAAAGGATGTGGGTGAGAGTTCCATTCTTTCGCGTGCGGGCGGTGCGCCCACGCTGGCAGTTGGCATGGCCCAAATATTCTCTCAGGTGATTGGCGGCAAGGCCATGATGGCCTTCTGGTACCACTTCGCCATCCTGTTCGAGGCGCTATTCATCCTGACCGCCTGTGACGCCGGTACGCGTGCCGGACGCTTCATGCTGCAGGACCTGCTGGGCACCTTCGTTCCCTCCTTGAAGCGGACCAACTCCTGGGGCGCCAGCCTGACCGCCACCGGTCTGTGCGTCGCGGCCTGGGGATATATTCTTTACCAGGGTGTAGTCGATCCTCTTGGGGGCATCAACAGCCTGTGGCCGCTCTTCGGCATTTCCAACCAGATGCTCGCTAGCGTTGCGCTCATGCTTTGCACGGTGGTGCTGTTCAAAATGAAGCGGCAAAAATACGCATGGGTCACGATTTTGCCAACATCCTGGCTGCTGATTTGCACCCTGGCGGCGGGCTGGGAAAAGGTTTTTGACAGCAATCCAAAAATTGGTTTCCTCGCCCTTGCCAACAAGTTCCAGGCGGCTGTGGACAAAGGCGTTCTTCTCGCTCCGGCAAAAAGCCTTGAACAGATGAAGCAGATTGTTTTCAATAATTATTTGGACGCCGCACTGGCCGTCTTCTTCATCTTCGTGGTGGTTAGCATGTTGTACTACACGGTCATCGCCTGCATGAAGGCTTTGCGTGAGGACAAGATGACCAGTTGTGAACTGCCGTACGTGGCCATACCTGCCGCGCTTTGA
- the btsR gene encoding two-component system response regulator BtsR — MLTALIIDDEAPSRDELKALLAVEPDVEILGECANAIEGLAAIHRLRPDVVFLDIQMPRVSGLEMVSMIESSALPRIVFVTAYDEHALQAFEEHAADYLLKPIDPQRLAKTLNWLRTGAHSALKVVPGAGSALRQIPCIGHNRIFLLQLDAVEFVHTDIAGVQVVGATQQGTTELTLKLLQERTPLIRCHRQYLVNIDQIAEIALLENGVAEIRTHSGKCIPVSRRYLREVKDRLLIT, encoded by the coding sequence ATGCTAACCGCGTTGATCATCGATGACGAGGCCCCGTCCCGGGATGAGCTCAAAGCGCTGCTGGCGGTCGAGCCCGATGTCGAGATTCTGGGGGAGTGCGCCAATGCCATCGAGGGGCTGGCAGCCATCCATCGTCTCCGTCCGGACGTTGTGTTCCTGGATATTCAGATGCCGCGCGTGAGTGGCCTGGAGATGGTCAGCATGATCGAATCCTCGGCTCTTCCGCGTATCGTGTTTGTGACCGCCTACGACGAGCATGCCCTGCAAGCATTTGAGGAGCACGCGGCTGACTACCTCCTGAAACCGATTGATCCACAACGCCTTGCCAAAACACTGAATTGGCTGCGCACTGGCGCACATTCCGCGCTCAAGGTCGTTCCGGGAGCAGGCAGTGCGCTGCGGCAAATCCCCTGTATTGGCCACAACCGAATATTTTTACTGCAACTCGATGCCGTTGAATTCGTTCACACCGACATTGCCGGCGTGCAGGTGGTGGGCGCCACGCAACAGGGCACCACCGAGCTGACTTTGAAGCTCCTGCAGGAGCGCACGCCGCTGATCCGCTGTCATCGGCAGTACCTGGTCAACATTGACCAGATCGCCGAGATCGCCTTGCTGGAGAATGGCGTGGCTGAAATCCGCACCCACAGCGGCAAATGTATCCCCGTCAGTCGTCGGTACCTGCGCGAGGTGAAGGACAGACTGCTCATTACCTGA
- a CDS encoding aldo/keto reductase has protein sequence MQTRKLGNSNLEVSAIGLGCMGMSMAYGPPADKKEMITLIHKAVENGVTFFDTAEIYGPFTNEELVGEALAPFRGKVAIATKFGIKLEGGQQVTNSRPEHIRQSLEGSLKRLRVDSVDLYYQHRVDPEVPIEDVASAVKDLIQEGKVKHFGLSEAGVKTIRRAHAVQPVTAIQSEYSLWWRRPEVELLPALEELGIGFVPFSPLGKGFLTGKIDEKTKFDKDDFRNIVPRFTQEARKANQVLVELLARVAAQKKATPAQIALAWLLAQKPWIVPIPGTTKLARLDENIGSTAVQLTPDDLREIDTAASKISVQGDRYPEALEKRTGL, from the coding sequence ATGCAAACACGCAAACTCGGAAACAGCAACCTTGAAGTCTCGGCCATCGGGCTTGGCTGCATGGGCATGAGCATGGCCTACGGCCCGCCTGCGGACAAGAAGGAAATGATCACGTTGATACACAAAGCCGTCGAAAACGGTGTCACATTCTTTGACACAGCCGAAATCTACGGCCCGTTCACGAACGAGGAACTCGTGGGTGAAGCCCTCGCGCCCTTTCGCGGGAAAGTGGCGATAGCCACAAAGTTCGGGATCAAGTTGGAAGGTGGACAGCAGGTCACGAATAGTCGGCCCGAGCACATCAGGCAGAGCCTGGAGGGCTCGCTCAAGCGACTCAGGGTCGATTCCGTTGACCTCTACTACCAACACCGCGTTGACCCGGAGGTGCCGATCGAAGACGTGGCGAGCGCAGTAAAAGATTTGATTCAGGAAGGCAAGGTCAAGCACTTTGGCCTGTCTGAAGCTGGCGTAAAAACGATACGTCGTGCGCATGCGGTTCAGCCGGTCACAGCCATCCAGAGCGAATATTCATTGTGGTGGCGACGCCCCGAAGTGGAACTTCTGCCGGCACTCGAAGAGCTGGGGATCGGGTTTGTTCCATTCAGCCCACTCGGCAAAGGCTTCCTCACAGGAAAGATCGACGAAAAAACGAAGTTCGACAAAGACGACTTTCGCAACATCGTGCCTCGCTTTACGCAGGAAGCGCGCAAGGCGAATCAGGTCCTGGTAGAGCTGCTGGCACGGGTCGCTGCACAGAAGAAGGCGACACCAGCCCAGATCGCGCTCGCCTGGCTGCTCGCGCAGAAACCGTGGATTGTTCCAATCCCAGGTACAACGAAGCTCGCACGACTGGACGAGAACATCGGATCGACAGCAGTCCAACTCACACCCGACGATCTCCGCGAGATCGACACCGCCGCATCGAAAATCTCCGTGCAAGGAGATCGATATCCCGAAGCACTGGAAAAACGAACCGGCCTTTGA
- a CDS encoding chromate transporter, whose protein sequence is MATNEVTPATATDAIRYTLWQLVLYFLRLGAMGFGGPVALVGYMRRDLVEQRGWITEADYKEGLALAQLAPGPMAAQTAIYLGYVHYRILGATLAGIAFVLPSFCMVVVLGWAYSQFGGLSWMQAVFYGVGAAVIGIIAISAHKLTTKCIGKDKLLWAIFLVLASVTVITESEIAWLFLAAGVVTWLWRAPPKRWSGGELAAALPVDMAQTGSFMATLDWSLLTQIGVFFAKAGAFVFGSGLAIVPFLYGGVVTEHHWLNEKQFVDAVAVAMITPGPVVITVGFIGYLVAGFPGACVAALATFLPCYLFTIIPAPYFKKYGKLPAIVAFVDGVTAAAVGAITGSVIVIAKRSIVDVPTAVIALLTVAILWRYKKLQEPVVVVSAALIGLILYPLTHP, encoded by the coding sequence ATGGCAACCAATGAAGTGACACCTGCCACAGCAACCGACGCAATTCGGTACACCTTGTGGCAACTGGTTCTGTACTTCCTGCGCCTGGGAGCCATGGGCTTTGGCGGGCCCGTGGCGCTGGTGGGTTACATGCGCCGCGATCTCGTGGAGCAACGGGGCTGGATTACTGAGGCCGATTACAAGGAAGGCTTGGCACTGGCTCAGTTGGCACCAGGACCCATGGCAGCGCAAACGGCCATCTACTTGGGATATGTTCACTACCGCATCCTCGGTGCCACCCTAGCCGGAATCGCCTTCGTACTGCCATCGTTCTGCATGGTCGTGGTCCTGGGTTGGGCATACAGCCAATTTGGCGGGCTTTCATGGATGCAGGCCGTGTTCTACGGCGTGGGCGCGGCGGTCATTGGCATCATTGCCATCAGTGCGCACAAGTTGACCACAAAATGCATCGGCAAGGACAAGTTACTCTGGGCGATCTTCCTTGTTCTGGCATCCGTCACCGTCATCACCGAGTCGGAAATCGCTTGGTTGTTTCTTGCGGCAGGTGTGGTGACATGGCTTTGGCGTGCTCCTCCCAAACGCTGGAGCGGTGGTGAGCTGGCAGCAGCTCTACCCGTTGACATGGCGCAAACCGGTAGCTTCATGGCGACGCTGGATTGGTCCTTGCTGACGCAGATTGGTGTCTTCTTTGCCAAGGCTGGCGCCTTTGTTTTCGGTTCAGGTTTGGCAATCGTTCCCTTCTTGTATGGCGGCGTAGTCACCGAACACCATTGGCTCAATGAGAAACAGTTCGTTGATGCAGTGGCCGTGGCCATGATCACGCCGGGTCCGGTGGTGATCACCGTGGGCTTCATTGGCTACCTGGTCGCTGGCTTCCCAGGTGCCTGTGTTGCAGCACTTGCGACCTTTTTGCCCTGCTACCTGTTCACCATCATTCCAGCACCGTATTTCAAGAAGTACGGCAAGCTCCCGGCCATCGTGGCATTTGTGGACGGTGTGACTGCAGCGGCCGTGGGCGCCATCACTGGTTCAGTCATCGTGATCGCCAAGCGCAGCATCGTGGATGTGCCCACGGCAGTGATAGCACTGCTGACCGTCGCCATCCTGTGGAGGTACAAGAAGCTACAGGAGCCTGTGGTCGTCGTATCTGCAGCGCTCATCGGACTTATCCTCTATCCGCTTACCCACCCTTGA
- a CDS encoding rhodanese-like domain-containing protein produces MRSISVSELANQLERRKPLRLLDVRRAQALAASGVQIAGAQWKDPALWLDWKDEIAHDLPIVVYCAHGHEISQGLTATLQAMGADACHLEGGISAWQAQGQSITPVQMEGSAAEVDLPQASQD; encoded by the coding sequence ATGCGATCTATTTCCGTATCGGAATTGGCGAATCAACTGGAGCGGAGAAAGCCTCTTCGACTGCTCGATGTACGGCGCGCACAAGCGCTCGCGGCGTCGGGTGTGCAGATCGCCGGTGCCCAGTGGAAGGACCCGGCGCTTTGGCTGGATTGGAAAGATGAAATTGCACATGACCTTCCCATCGTTGTGTATTGCGCCCACGGGCACGAAATCAGTCAAGGTCTGACCGCGACACTTCAAGCAATGGGAGCTGACGCCTGTCACTTGGAGGGCGGAATTTCCGCATGGCAGGCACAAGGTCAATCCATCACCCCCGTTCAGATGGAAGGGAGTGCAGCAGAAGTGGATCTCCCGCAAGCGTCCCAAGATTGA